Genomic DNA from Pseudomonadota bacterium:
TAACCACCAAATTGGATTGATGACTATCAACCGCCTGATCGATGTAAGCGCAGGCTTTCTCGACATTCGCGTCGCGATCCGGGCCACTGTTCATTTGGACCAGAGATAGTCGCATTTCATTGCCAATGGTCATGCTGCAATATTCCTTCTAGCTGGAGTGAATTTCTCGGGAATGGTGAGAATCAGATTCTTGGTTGCCATATCATTTCTCGAACCCGGCAATGCGCTCTGTTGTTTCGGGATCTAAAAATGCCCGCACGGTCGCTTCCGTTTCGAGCGCCTGCGCGGTATCAACGTCGCTGAACGCGGCCTTATTCATCACGCGTTTCAGATCGATGACGGATCGCTGTGGCAGCGCGGCAATTCTCGCGGCAACAGCCCGCGCCTCGTCGAGCAGCCGATCGTCGGCGACAACGCGCCACGCCAGGCCAGCTTCCAACAACTCATGCGCCGTGTATTTATCGCCCAGTAGGATCATCTCCTTTGCCCGCGTCAGACCGACAATGCGCGGCAAAATCGCGGTAACACCCCCGGTCACGAAGGCGCCCCAATACATCTCCGGAAAGAAGCCTTTCGCGCTCTCTGCCCAGATCGGCAGGTCGCAATTTATCGCCCACTCGAAACCACCGCCGACCGCCCACCCGTTGATCGCACCAACGACAAACTTATCGCCGGCAAAAATCCCATGGGTGACGCGCTGAATTTCCTCGATCGACTGTTGCGCCTCCTCAGCTGTGGCTGGATGGCGCCGCTCTTTCAGATCGTCGCCTGCGCAAAAGGCGCGGCCGGCGCCGGTGAAGATGATGACGCGGGTTTCCGGATCGGCATTCGCCTCGGCAAATCGATCAGCCAGAGTCGAAACAAGCTCAACGTTCATGGCGTTTAACCGGTCGGGGCGATTGAGTGTGATGGTGCGAATACCTTGGTCTAAGTTGCTCAGCACTGTTTCGCTCAAATCTCTCACTCCTCCATATTTCGAATGACGCGCTTGGTCTTGCCGGCGGTACGCGGCAGGTTGTACGCGGGCAATATTTCAATCGACGCGGACACACCCAACGCCTTCTTGATCTCAGCGGCGAGCCGCTCAGCCAGGCTCAGGTCCACGGCGTCACGAGCAAGTTCGACCTCGAGCGGTAGCGTGTGATACGGACCGGGACCTGAAAGCATGATGCGATATTCACCCGAGAGTTCGGCGAATTCCCCCACCACTGCGGCGACCATTGTCGGAAACACATTGATGCCGCGCACTACCACCATGTCGTCGACGCGGCCGATGACTCGAAATCGGGTCGCCGTGCGCCGACAGGCGCAGGGTCCAGTGCCGGTGAGAGTCACAATGTCACCTGTGCGAAAGCGAACGAGCGGCTGAGCTTGTTTGGCGAGATGGGTGAGCACAAGCTCCCCGCTCGATCCTTCTTTCCATGCGAGCCGCGTGCCGTCCTCGGGTCGGATGAGCTCCGGATAAATTACGTCCGCCGCCAGGAAATGCAGATCGTTGTTGTGATCGCACTGACTGGAAAAATTGCACAAAACATCGGTAACGCCATAGTTCGCATTTCGAACCTTGAAGCCCCAAATATCTTCAAGTCGCTGCCGAAACGGGAGGTTGTCGAGCCCGGCTTCACCACCAAACAACCCAAGTTTTAGGCCCAAATCACGTGGAGCCAAGCGCGGGAAACAATCTGCGATGACGCGCTCTATGACCGCCGGATAGGAAGGGGTGCAGGAAATCGCGGTGATACCGAGTTGGCGTATTGTGTCGACCAGCCGTTCCGTGGATCCCACGCCGAAGGGAACGACGGTCGCGCCGGTGCGCTCCAATATGGCATGATCTGTATATCCTCCCATCCAGAGCTGATAATTGAGACAGTGAATTACACGATCACCTGGGCCAAGGCCGGCCGCCCGGGGTGACCTCGCGCCGACCTCCGCGGTCAATACCGCGTCAAGTTCGCTGAGCGCCAAATTCATCGCCTGGCCGGTCGTGCCTCCCGTACGATGCGCCCGGATAATCTGATCGGAAGACGCCGCCAGGTATCGGCCAAAAGGCGGATGCTCGGCCTGGTCGGCCCTCAACATTTCCTTGTCGGTAAGCGGCAACCGCCGAAGACCATCGATGCTTACCGGAAGTGTCGTTCTCCCCCAAAGTTCAGCGTAGAAATCCGACTGCGTCTGAACGTAGGAAAGTTGCTGCTCAAGGCGCTCGTGCTGAAGGCGCGCGATTTCCGACACAGCCAAGAACTCAGCGTCCTGCACGGCTTGAGGAACGTCACGCAGCACGGAAATTCGATCCCTCTTTGTTTGCGCTTCCCTGCCGATTGCAGGTTGAAATCGGTCGCACGCCTACCGGGCGACGTTTATCATTGATCAACGTTTGTTATAATGTATAATTTTTGAAATACCAACTCGCATAAAAATTTGGAAATTCTCCGGCAGGATTTGGACTGAATGTACCTGATTGGCGTAGACGTTGGAGGTACCTTTACGGACTTGGTGTGTACGGACACCGAGAGCGGCCGAACACTGGTTCACAAAGTGCCGACTACGGCTGAGGACCCATCCATCGGCGTGATCGATGGTCTCAGGGATCTATGTGCGCGCAACGAGATCGATCCGGCCGCCATCGACCATGTGTTTCACGGCACCACCGTCGCAACCAATGCGGTCCTGGAATATGACGGCGCGCGCACCGGCATGATCACCACCGAGGGCTTCCGCGACATTCTTCACATCGGCCGGCATTGGCGCCCGGAAAACTATTCGATACAGCTTGAAATTCCGTGGCAGGATCGGCCGTTGGTGCGACGACAGCATCGGCTAACGGTGCGTGAGCGGTTGGTGCCGCCGAGCGGCGAAATACTTTATCCACTCGACGAGGAGGGCGTGCGGCGTGCGGCCCGTGCGCTGAAAAAGGACGGGGTTAAATCTGTCGCCGTTTGCTTCCTGTTTTCGTATCTAAATCCGAGTCACGAAGATCGCGCCAAGCAGATTCTACTCGAAGAAATTCCAGACTGCTTTGTGACCACATCGTCGGAGGTCGCGCCGCAGTTTCGCGAGTTCGAGCGCTTCACGACGGCGGCGCTCAATGCCTTCGTCGGACCCAAAGTCCGCAACTATGTTTCGAACATAAGTGACGGTCTCGAAAATGTGGGAATAGGTGCGGACTTACATATCATGGCTTCGCATGGCGGCGTCGTGACCGCTGCCACCGTCGCCGAGAAACCGGTCATGTCGCTGTTGTCCGGTCCCGCGGCAGGCGTTCTTGGCGGCGCCTGGGCCGGCGCGAATTCGAGCCGCGATCGGCTGATCACCTTCGACGTCGGCGGTACGAGCGCCGACATTGGCATTGTCGTCGATGGCCGGTATGGCCAGGCGATGTCGCGCGATACCTGGATCGGCGGCCAACCGGTGTTGGTCTCTATGATCGACATCAACACAATCGGCGCCGGCGGCGGCAGTATCGCGTATGTCGATGAAGGCGGCGCATTTCAAGTCGGCCCGCAGAGCGCCGGCTCCCAACCCGGACCTGCCGCGTACGGAAACGGTGGAGATCAACCAACCGTGACCGACGCAAATCTGGTACTCGGCCGGCTCGACAAGGACAATTTCCTGGGGGGCGCGATGGCGCTCGACGAACCGGCGTCGTATGCAGTTATCGACAAACTCGCACAGTCTCTTGGCATCGAAGCGCGCGAGGCCGCTGAAGGCGTTTTGACGATCGTTAACAGCAACATGGCCAACGCTATTCGTGCCCGCACCATTCAGCGCGGCCTTGATCCTCGGGAGTTCTCGATTGTCGCGTTTGGCGGCGCCGGCCCGCTGCACGGCGCCGAGGTGGCGGCAATGCTCGAAATACCCGAGGTTATCATTCCACCACATCCCGGCATTACATCAGCCACCGGGCTGCTCACCACCGATCTAAAGTACGAGCAGTTTAAGACCGAGTTTCAGGTCCAGGGCACGACCGATCTAGACAGACTGCGTGGAGATTTTGAACATTTAGAGCATACGCTCATTCAACAATACGCGCGGGAAGGCCTGGCGCGCGACCAAGTACGTATCGCCCGGTCGGGGGATTTACGCTATGTCGGGCAGGGTTATGAATTGCGGGCAGAGATTGCCGATGGTCCTCTCGATGCGCAGGCGCTTGACGAGGTCTGGCAGGCGTTTCACCAACTGCATAAATCGGAGTACGGCCACCATTTCCCGGACAGCCTGATCGAGATCGTCAATATCCGCGTAACGGGCATCGGCGAAGTACCGAGCATTGGTCTGCCGTCGCCGGAGTTCGGTGAGTCGCTCGACACGGCACGCGTTAAGTCGGGCACTTGTCTCTTCCGCGTCGATCACAAGCTGCAAACATTCGAGACGGCCCATTATAGGCGCTCCGCCCTCCCCGCCGATGTCGCGATATCGGGGCCGGCGGTGATCTTGCAACGGGATACAACCATCGTTGTGCCGCCCGGGTGGTCGGCGTCGGCAGAGCGTAGCGGAAATATAATCATCAGAAACAAGGGCTGATCGATGTCGAGCGATGGAACCTCACCAGGACCCGTCATGCAGTCTGCTGCGCGCATAGATCGCATTACGGCACGGGTCATCCAAGGCGCGTTGGAGAATATTGCGGTCGAAATGGGCTTCAAACTGATGCGGATGTCGCATTCGAGCTTGATCCGCGAGTCGGAAGACTTTGGCGCGGCGATCATCGACAGCCAGGGACGCCAAATCGCTGAAACTCCTCAGAGCACGCCCCTTCAATCCGGCCCGCTGCCCGGTTACATCGACGGCATCCGCCGTGCCCTGGAGTCACGCGGTGAGAAAATCTGCCCCGGCGACGTATATATCCACAACGATGCCTATGCCGGTGCATCGCATGTGCCGGACGTAGCCTTCTGTGTGCCGGTGTTCCTCGGCGACACATTGGTCGGCTTCTCCGCCACGTCGGCACATCATCTCGATATCGGCGCCCACACGCCAGGCAGTGCTGGCATCGTTGATGCCGTCGATGCCTATGCCGAGGGCTTGCAGCTAAAGGGCCTCAAAGTCTTCGACCGCGGCGTTCGAAACATTGCCCTGTGGGCGATGCTGCGCGACAACATCCGCTCATCCGATCTCGTCGTCGGAGATATGGAAGCACAAATCGCGGCGTGCCGGATCGGTAGCGACGCATACCTCAAACTGATCGACCGCTATGGCCTGGACCTGGTCGAAGCTGCCGCCGACGAACTGATGGATTATTCAGAGCGCATGATGCGGGCGGCCATTCAAAGACTGCCCGATGGGACGTACAACGCGAAAAGCCATATCGACGGGTTCCTCGATAGCGAAGCCCCCGCCCGCCGCGAACTGCCGATCGAAGTTACGATCACCGTTGACGGCAACGATCTGACTGTCGATTTCACCGGCACGTCACGCCAAGTAGATGATCGCCCGATCAACATGCCATTGCGCGGTACTGTGGATTGCGCCGTCTCGACGACCCTGCGGTCGATCCTTCTTGATTCTACGGTGC
This window encodes:
- a CDS encoding enoyl-CoA hydratase/isomerase family protein; its protein translation is MRDLSETVLSNLDQGIRTITLNRPDRLNAMNVELVSTLADRFAEANADPETRVIIFTGAGRAFCAGDDLKERRHPATAEEAQQSIEEIQRVTHGIFAGDKFVVGAINGWAVGGGFEWAINCDLPIWAESAKGFFPEMYWGAFVTGGVTAILPRIVGLTRAKEMILLGDKYTAHELLEAGLAWRVVADDRLLDEARAVAARIAALPQRSVIDLKRVMNKAAFSDVDTAQALETEATVRAFLDPETTERIAGFEK
- a CDS encoding hydantoinase/oxoprolinase family protein yields the protein MYLIGVDVGGTFTDLVCTDTESGRTLVHKVPTTAEDPSIGVIDGLRDLCARNEIDPAAIDHVFHGTTVATNAVLEYDGARTGMITTEGFRDILHIGRHWRPENYSIQLEIPWQDRPLVRRQHRLTVRERLVPPSGEILYPLDEEGVRRAARALKKDGVKSVAVCFLFSYLNPSHEDRAKQILLEEIPDCFVTTSSEVAPQFREFERFTTAALNAFVGPKVRNYVSNISDGLENVGIGADLHIMASHGGVVTAATVAEKPVMSLLSGPAAGVLGGAWAGANSSRDRLITFDVGGTSADIGIVVDGRYGQAMSRDTWIGGQPVLVSMIDINTIGAGGGSIAYVDEGGAFQVGPQSAGSQPGPAAYGNGGDQPTVTDANLVLGRLDKDNFLGGAMALDEPASYAVIDKLAQSLGIEAREAAEGVLTIVNSNMANAIRARTIQRGLDPREFSIVAFGGAGPLHGAEVAAMLEIPEVIIPPHPGITSATGLLTTDLKYEQFKTEFQVQGTTDLDRLRGDFEHLEHTLIQQYAREGLARDQVRIARSGDLRYVGQGYELRAEIADGPLDAQALDEVWQAFHQLHKSEYGHHFPDSLIEIVNIRVTGIGEVPSIGLPSPEFGESLDTARVKSGTCLFRVDHKLQTFETAHYRRSALPADVAISGPAVILQRDTTIVVPPGWSASAERSGNIIIRNKG
- a CDS encoding phenylacetate--CoA ligase family protein: MLRDVPQAVQDAEFLAVSEIARLQHERLEQQLSYVQTQSDFYAELWGRTTLPVSIDGLRRLPLTDKEMLRADQAEHPPFGRYLAASSDQIIRAHRTGGTTGQAMNLALSELDAVLTAEVGARSPRAAGLGPGDRVIHCLNYQLWMGGYTDHAILERTGATVVPFGVGSTERLVDTIRQLGITAISCTPSYPAVIERVIADCFPRLAPRDLGLKLGLFGGEAGLDNLPFRQRLEDIWGFKVRNANYGVTDVLCNFSSQCDHNNDLHFLAADVIYPELIRPEDGTRLAWKEGSSGELVLTHLAKQAQPLVRFRTGDIVTLTGTGPCACRRTATRFRVIGRVDDMVVVRGINVFPTMVAAVVGEFAELSGEYRIMLSGPGPYHTLPLEVELARDAVDLSLAERLAAEIKKALGVSASIEILPAYNLPRTAGKTKRVIRNMEE
- a CDS encoding hydantoinase B/oxoprolinase family protein: MQSAARIDRITARVIQGALENIAVEMGFKLMRMSHSSLIRESEDFGAAIIDSQGRQIAETPQSTPLQSGPLPGYIDGIRRALESRGEKICPGDVYIHNDAYAGASHVPDVAFCVPVFLGDTLVGFSATSAHHLDIGAHTPGSAGIVDAVDAYAEGLQLKGLKVFDRGVRNIALWAMLRDNIRSSDLVVGDMEAQIAACRIGSDAYLKLIDRYGLDLVEAAADELMDYSERMMRAAIQRLPDGTYNAKSHIDGFLDSEAPARRELPIEVTITVDGNDLTVDFTGTSRQVDDRPINMPLRGTVDCAVSTTLRSILLDSTVHGRIPQNTGLMRPIKIVAPKGTLVNPIFPAPTISRACPAIECANTIMKALAQAVPEQVSAGVGNLNVIAFSGLRGESHWVHMEVYEGAYGGRYRKDGIDAVDILFTNTRNNPIEDIESHLPLRIHRYELRNDGHAQGKWRGGIGAVRETEWLEDGGFSVEGEGQKFPPWGFDGGADGFTSKIVLERNNGDSQKLPSKVPYMLAKAGDRTIVTGPCGGGYGNPLERDPQRVLQDISDEYISIAVAEQNYGVVIAADSTVNLAATEELRSARKLALRALASAPQEEAPGKIKSPREG